The Candidatus Omnitrophota bacterium DNA window AACCGTGTAAGAACCAACGTGGGGGGTAAGCATAACTTGCGGATATTTTATCAACGGCCCAGCATATGGCTCCTCTTCAAATACATCAAGCCATGCCCCTGCAATGCGTTTTTCCTCCAGCGCCTTTACGAGAGCGTCTTCATTTACAGCTCCGCCGCGTGCCGCATTAAGGATAAATGCGCCTTTTTTTATCTTCCGCAATTCATTCTTTCCAATAATACAATTGTTCCCACTGGAATGTATACTGATAATATCGGCTTCTGACAATGCCTTCTCAAGCGATAGGGTTGTTACATTAGCATCGCTATTCTTTATAAGCGGGTCTACTACCAATACCCTTACTCTAAAAGGTATAAGCAGCTGGCTTAATCTTCTGCCTATGCGCCCAAAACCTACGATTACCACTGTCTTCCCTTCAAGCAGGAAGCCTATCCGCTTGGCCCATCTGCCTTTATGAAGTTCATTGTCCATAAAAGGCACGGCCCTTATAAGACTCAGTATGGCTGCCAGTGTAAGTTCGGCAACAGAATTTACTGGAGCGTCCGGAGTTGAACATACTGTAATTCCTAATTCCTCGGCTGCCGCAAGATCCACATTAGACATCCCGGAACCACATCTGGATATAACCTTTAATCTGGATTTAGACATTATTTCTTTGTCTAGAATTTCTAATCCTGCAATCAAACCTGTTATGCCCTTTGACAATAATCCTAACAGTTCAGGTTTTGTTAGCCGGCGCTTATAAGGATTATCCATTACTTCACACCCTGCATTTTTAAGCATATCTAAGGGTTCCGTGTCAGTAGCTGCAAAAGATGAGGTGCTTATAAGTATCTTTTCTCCGAAAAATTGCTTCATACAAACATTATCCTTTTCGTTTTTTAAACCACATCCAGGTATAGATAAGATGGTCCATTATCATGTGGATATCCTCAACGGGCCCATATTCGCCTTTCGGCGTATTCACATGTACGCAGATATCGCTTATTTCCTTTAATTTACCTCCGTCAAAGCCGACAAGGCCTATAACTCTGCCTCCTCGTTTTTTGACCCATCTTGCGGCATTTACAACATTAGGGGAATTGCCGCTTGCCGAAATGGCTACAAGCTTATCGCCCCGCTTGTAATAGAGATTGAGCTGTCTGATAAAAATATTGTCATAACCGGAATCGTTTGCAATGGCAGTTATGGATGAAACATTGTCGGTAAGAGATATTGCGCGAAACGGCAGCTTCTCATCCTTGCGCGTCCCTAATCCAAAATCGTTTGCCATGTGCGAAGCCGTTGATGCAGAGCCGCCGTTGCCTATGAAAAACACGGTATTGCGATTTTTATGCGCCTTGTCAAATTCCCTGACGATACCTTCTATCACACCCATGTCAAGCCGGTCCATCAGGCCGCACAGATACCTGAAATAACCCTTGCTGAACTGGTGTATATCGGCCGAGTTATTAAAAAGAGTTTCTATATTTTCCATAATCCTCTTCGCCTTTCATTTTTGCCTTATAAAGATAAGATTTGAATACTTATCGTCAAGACGGTGCTGTTGAGATTTTTCAAACCCGATGGCTGTCAGGAAATTTGTTATTTTACTATACCGCTCCGTATCGGATTCAATCAATATACTTTTTACTCTGGGGAGTAATTTCACGGCCCCCTGCAATATCTCATATTCATTACCATCAACATCAAGTTTTATATGATCTATCTGCGGCAAGTTGAATTCCTCCGCAAAATCATCCAGCGAGTAAGAAAGAACGTGCTGGATCCAGTTATCGCCTATTACTGTATTTACAATAGTATTGCAAGATCCGCCTTCGGACGTCTGATTATATGAAAAAGCGTTTATGCGCTTATCGCTGTACAAGGCGATATTAAACGGAATAATACTGGTAAACCTGTTTGCTAGTATGTTTTTCTCCAGCATATAAAAATTAAAAATGGACGGCTCAAAGGCATAAACAAGCCTGCAGTATCTGGATGCTACCAAAGAGTACGCGCCTACGTTGGCCCCGATATCAACAAAAACGTCATTTTTCCCGAACGTTTCTATCCATTTTATGGTCCCCGGTTCCTTGGCGCATGAATTAAGGCGCAGATTATCACACATCAGGATATCGAATTTCGCGTAATCTAATTTATGAATGATTTTAATCTTTTTGATTGTGTCCGCTACAATAGATTTTGACCTGTTTTTTAAAGAATTCCACGATAGCTTCATTCAGATATCCTCCTAAGCAAGTTACTATGCCTTCTCTTTGGTAAAATCCCAAACTGCCTCTTTTCTGGTGATAAAGTAAAAGATTTTCCTCAAAAGACTATAAAGCCTGCGGGAAAACACGCTATCATTTTCTGCCAGACCAATCAATGGATAAAATATTTTGGGTAATTTTAAATACATCTGAAAAGTTTTGAAAATACCGTTCAGCTCTTTTCTGGACACGTCTTTTAAGTTAAGGCAGGAGTCTGTCCTGTAACCGTCCTCGAACTCTCTTTCTTTTGATATATCAAAAATATTTTCTTGAACACACAGGCCTCTAACCTTTGTGCCGCGATAGGGATGTAAAAAGGTAAGCGTGGTAGTCGTAGGGTTGGCCTTCCGGTTTAATTCAATGGTTTCAAATATATTTTTCCTGGTCTCATGCGGTATACCTATGATATTGAAAGATGAGCTGCGCACTTTATATTTATGCGCCAATTTAAAAACATTGATAATATGCTCATCGGAACAACGACGCTCAAAAATCTCTTCCCTTATTTTTGGATTACCGGACTCGAGCCCGACGCAAATATTGCGGCAGCCGGCGTCAACAAGTTTGGCAAACTGTTTCTCTCGGACCAGCTCTGCGTGTAAACTTACATTGAAAGGGATCTTTACGTTCTTTTTATAAAGACGACAGAACTCGTCCAAAACATCCTCTTTGTGCAGAGGAAAAATATCATCTACAAAGAACGCAAAATTAAGATTATATTTTTCCTTGCATTCCGCTATCTCTTTAACCGCCAGATCCGGGCGTTTTATACGATATAGCGCACCCTTGTTTTTATAGATATTGGACAGGGCAAAATTGGCGCAATAAGTACAGCGGAAAAGACAACCGCGCGTGAGAGAAAATATACCCATGCGGTACATCTTACCCCCCAGGGGACGTATTAAATGGCGCTCGTCAAACAAGCTCCAGTCAGGTTGCAGCAAAGAATCCAGATCGATGAGCGACCGCACATCATTACGATAGACTTTCCCATTGTGTTTTATCCATATATTGCCGACGTTTAGGATGTCTTTGCCTTCAGCGAATTTTGAGCACAATTCCGGAACGGCTTCTTCGCCTTCTCCGACGCAGATAGCATCCACGCAATCTTCAGCGATAACTTCCTCGGGAGAAAAAGTGACCGTAGGTCCGCCGAACAAAACAAAGATATTCTTATAGTCCCTCTTTATCGCCCTCGCAAGCTCTAAACCAAAACGGTAATTAGGGTCAACGACGCTGATACCGACGACATCCGGAACGCACTTTTCTATTTTTTTAAAAAGTTCGCCGATAACATCCGCCTCCTGCTCAATAATATTGTATTCAGAGAAGTCGGGATTACGCACCTGCAGAGAATATGCCCTTAATTGATCATCGCTGACGCCGCTACCGCATTTCACAAAAGTCGTGTCAAAAACATCCACCTGATGCCCGGCGGCCTTAAGATAAGAGATTAGATATCCTACCCCCAGCGGCATGCGGGTCGTCATCGTTTTATTGGGATATATAAGTAAAATCTTCATAATCCTTACTTTTTTATTGCCGCGATCCTCACATGTGAACTTAATTGAAAATGCTGCAAATACTCCTGAAGCGAGCGCAGAGACTCTTTGCCTCTATTATCAAAAATATATTTCCAAAAACCGTCGATAGATATACCACGATCTTTCTCGTACTCCCTCTTGACAGTCTCAACGTCAAACCTGCCCGGAGTGCTCACTTCGATTATTTCAAAACCGGCGTTTTTTATCCCGGAGATCATGGCCTCCAGCGACAATATGTTTAACCTGTCGGGGACTATAACGTTAGGAGAGATATCCCTCAAGACTTGATATTCAAACCCGCTTGCAGTAACGGACGTAATGATAAACAGGCCGTTCTTTGCGCAGGAACGATATGCTAAATCAAACAGATCCTTAGGCGAAAAAACCCTTTCTATTATTTCAAAGGCAGCGAAAATGTCCACCTTACCGGCGAATTCTCCGGTGTTTTTTAAAATTTTTGCGTTCTTTAACAACAGATCTTCTTGTTCATAGCACTGCGGCATCAATGAAATGGACGAAGAAAAGACACCGGATTCATTAAGTTCTTTTAGAAAATCCGGATACCTGGTGCCGTAATCTAAAAATATCCCTTTCTTGGAAAGATACTCTCCGACCAAATCGATAAGCCACTGGGTACGATAAGAAAAGACATTTTGTGCGCGCGTTTCCGAAGTTTTTTTGAAAAAAACTTCCCTAAGGAATTTTCCGGAACTGGAATCTTTATAGAAATTCCTCAGCGCTTCTTCGCTGGGACGCGGAGAAGCATACCAGGAACCGCAGATACCGCATACATGATAGGTAAAACCATTTTTAACAAAATGCCTCTCCTCTTTTTTAGACAGGCAACCCGGGCATTTAATATCCGTCAACAGCGATTTATCAGAAAAATATTGTTTTATGTCCTTAACAACCAGCTTCTTGTACTCATTGTAGATATGCTCTGGCCGAATCTCCGATTCTTTTAAATCATCTAAAAATACTACATTTCTCATATTTTCCCCCTTCCGCAAAGATCTGAAACACCGCCGGCATTTATGTTCTTATCATCGGCATATATCCTCTGGACCAGGTCCATTGTCTTTATCGCGTCATCCACCCCGCCATTAGTGATCGGCTTATCCTCTGCCACGCACTCTACAAACTCGCTGATCTCAGCTATCCAGGAGTCGTCGTCATCATAATAAACCATATTTTCCTGAGGATTAGGCATGGGGTAATTATTTTTGTCAAAAATACACCTGGCTATCTTTAATGTCTCCCTGCCATATGTCCGCGTTGAGGAAAGGATCCCGTCTATCTCCAAATACCCTTTTTCCATATATATCTCCAGCAGAAATTTATGCCTCCACTGTGTTGCCGAAGAATGAATCATCGCGGTCTGCCCGGTCCCGGCGTTGCGCAGCAACGCGAAGACATTATCCTCGACTTCCACCTTCCAGTACGAATTACCGACAAAGCTTTTAACCTCATCAAATTCTCCGCAAAAATAACGGAAGAGGTCGAGCATGTGGATCCCCTGGTCTATCAATATACCCCCTCCGGACAGCGCTTTCTTATTGCGCCAATCTAAATCATAACCGGCTCCTCCGGCTTTGCCATATATGCCACGCATCCACATTATATTCCCTAATCTGGCGCTCTTTACAATTGACCTGGCCTCTTTAACACCTTCGTGATAACGGTGGTTAAAACCGAATTTTACCTTTACCGAAGGATTGTTGACGGATGAGCGCTGAATCGCCTTTACATCTTCCAGGGTACAGCCTGGCGGTTTCTCGCTGAACACGTGAATCCCGCGCGATATAGCCTCAACGGCAATCTCCGGTATGTGCCGGTTATAAGAACATATGAACACGATATCCGGTTTTTTATCCAAAACTTTTCTAAAATCATCGAAAAACGGCACGCCCGGCTGCTGCCACACACCGGGGTTGATATCGCACACGCCCGTCAATTCAAGGGCGGGATGGCGATCGACGCATTCATGGCGTATCTTTCCCACCTTGCCGTAGCCGATAATCCCGACCTTATACTTTTTTTTCAATCTGTTCGTCGTCATTTTGTAAAATATTTATCCTGATAAATCTTCTTAAGCATATTGAACATGCGGTTGCCCTCATCGTCAAACTTTTCAGCTCTCTTTATCTGCTGCCAATATTCCTTCGGCATGCGGGCATATAAAGCAAACGTCCTTTGCAGTCCCCTTACCTCTTCTTTGGATAATTGAGGCATATCCAATGACACGTCTACGTTGATAGAGCCGGGGGTAAAACCCTCAGATATAAAGCCCTTTTCAACACAAAGTTTATACAAGGGTGTGCCGTGAAAAGGGGCGAAAGTAGCGGCATTTACAGTATCAAAAACAAGCTGACGGTTCAATCCAATAGTATCAAAAATCAGCTCCCGGGTTTCACCGGGGAATCCTATTATATTATTAACCGTTAAGGGTATTCCGACGTCGGCTATTATCTTCGATGCCTTTATCATCTTATCATTATCGAATCTTTTCTTTAGCACCTTCTTCCGAAACTCATCATTGCCGTGCTCGAGCCCCATGGACATGCGGTGGCACCCCACCTCTTTAAGTTTTTTTATCTTGTATTTAGTAATCACCTCGACTCGTGACTGCATCCAAAAAGGCAGTTTTATATCCGCATAAAAATCGATAAATTCTTCAAACTCATCATCGGTAAGAGTTAAAAAAGTATCGGAAGCAAAATAAACATATTCAGCATTCCATTTCTTTACCAAATACTGCACTTCTTCCTTGATCTTCTTCATGGATTTTTTCCTGAAAAATACTCCGGCATCACTGTCACGATACAGCTGTGAAGTCGACGGAGAATTACAAAAAGTGCAGGAATACGGACATCCCCTGTTAGTTTCTATCGGTATTGTCAAATATACCTTGCCTGCCATGGGGCGGAAAAATCTCTGCTTCTCAAATAAGTCGTAATCGGGAATTGGCAGCCCGTTCAGATCTATGGGCTTTTTTAATTTATTGACTATTATCCTGCCGTCTTTTTTGATGACCAGGTTCTCTACGCCAAAACAATCTTTGCCTTCCGACAAACGCTTGCACACCTCAATCAGGGCGTCTTCTCCTTCACCGCGGCATACCATGCTAATATTTTTGTTTGACAGGATAATTTCCGGCGCAAAAGTAGCGAATACCCCGCCGGCAAGAACAGGGATATCAAATCTTTCAATGGCTTTTATCATGCGAAGAGCGATCGGATATGTGCATTCCAGGATAGAAATGGTAATCAGGTCCGGCTTAAAATCCTGCACTTTTTTGACAAGATCGTCTTCAAAGAGCCCTTCATTAAGCCTTACGTCTCTTTCTCCATAATCAAAAGGACGGACCTGAAGATTTTCCTGCTTGGCATCATCCGATCCCCTCTCTTTTTTGTCGGCATAAAAAGTAGTATCAAACAAGTCCGCTTCAAAACCATTTTGCTTGAGTAAAGCTGTAAATATGCCGATAGAGATCGGCGGCGGATTTAAAAGTTTACCGTTGGGATATAAAAGCAAAGCTTTAAAAGGTTTCATATTTTAAGTTGGTTTTACCCAGCATGCCGTATTTCTCCGGCATCAGGACGTTAAAAGGTATATGTATTATATCTATAACCGGATCGACCGACCTTACAAACTCGTGTATTTGGGCCAGATTACCGGGAGTATCAGTGACTTTTGGAATCAGGGGCACCCTTACGGATACATGTTTCTTTGCCTCATGCAAACGCCTAAAATTATCCAAAATACATCCGTTTGACCTGCCTGTATATTTTTCATGAAGCTCGGGATCGATAAATTTCAGATCAAACAGGAAAAGATCGACAAAAGGCAAAATTTTCATGAAGGCTTCGGGCTCGGAATAACCGCTGGTATCCAAGGCCACGTTTATTCCGTTTTTCTCCGCAAGACTTGCCAATTCACAGGAAAAGTCTATCTGAAACAGCGGTTCGCCCCCGGAAATCGTTACCCCTCCTCCGGACATCTCATAATAACTTTTATCGCTAAGCGCCTGATGAATAATCTCCTCGGCTGGCAATTCCATGCCTGACCATAAAAGCGCTTTCAAACTGCAATTATTGACACACAAACCGCAACGATCGCAATCATCGCTTTTAAAAACAATCTTATCCTGCCAGTCAAAACATTTTTTCGAACAAAGCTCCACGCATCTGCGGCACCCTGCGCAACGCTCGCGCAAAAACAAGACCTCGGAAAACCGCGGGATATTTTCCGGATTATGGCACCAGACACAATTAAGGGGGCAGCCTTTTAAAAAAATCGTGGTACGGATGCCCGGCCCGTCATGCAGGGAAAACTTTTGTACCCTGGTAATAAAACCTTTTGCGCTCATTGCGCCCTCGCTATCACATGGTCCTGCATTTCTTTGCTTAACAAGACAAAGTAGTAAGAAAAACCCCAGACGCGGACGATAAGGTCTTTGTATCTATCGGGATGCTTTTGCGCGTCTAAAAGCTTTTGTTTATCCAAAATATTAATATTTAAAACACACCCCCCTTTTTGGCAAAACACTTTAACCAGAGATATCAGGATGCTCTCAGGATGCTCGATCTCTTTGAAAACCGTAAGCGGCAGATTTAAATGTAAAGTCGACCCAAATACCTGTTCACTTAAATTTAATTTACAAACGGAATTTATCACAGCGGTCGGACCTTTAAGAGCCGTACCGGGAGTAGGTGATATATGCTCCCCCACCAAAGAGCCGAATTCGCGACCGTCAGGCGTTGCGCCGACGCTATACGCCGTATGATTGAATAAATGATTATAAAGCCCCGGCAAGATTGGCCGTCCCGTGCGATCCTTATGCTCCTGCACCCATAAAGCGAATTTTCCGGCGATATCAACTGCCAGTTTATCCACGAAATCGTCATCATTACCGAACTTAGGGGCGCCCTTGCAAAGACCCTGCAAAACGCGATAATCCTGAAAATTATTACGCAGGGCCGAAAGAAGGTCTTCCCGGCAAATATTCTTTTTGTCATAGATTAAATATTTGACCGCCGCTAAGCTATTTACGGCCGTACCCAATGAACCTATGAAAAGCCCGTAAGTGTGATAACAGGACGGGTTTCTATATGGTTCCGTGGCATTTTCCAGAACATCAGGCATTGTTGCGGCGGTGAATAAACGCATGGGGTAAGCATCGCTGTTATAAGGGTCTTTAAGCATGACCCTTATCTGATATTTTATCTGTTTTAAATAAGCCTCATAGAATTCATCGAAGCTTTCCATTTTTAAAAAATCGCCTGTGCTCAGCCCTTTTCTAATAGGCGATCCTACATCAATTGAATCCTGCATCGAAGAATAATACTGCATCTTCTTTTTATCGGGAATATTCTCCGCACCATTAAACAGAACATGTTCGACGGCTTTAACGCAATCTATGTAACGAAACCAGGTCTCTCCGCACCCGTCGAGGATTATTTCAGAACAGCCGTCGTTACAATAGTTATAAGCGATTTTCTCAGGACGGCCGCATAGCTTTAATCCCTTAATAATAAAGTCGTCGTTAAATACGGTACATATGCCCCTGCCGGTAAGCTGCAGGCGAGCAACAAGTTCCAGCAGTCTCGGCGTACTATTCTTGTGTAAACGAACATTAATTTTTGGCTCGATGTATTTGTTGATGATCATGGATTCCAGAATGATGTAGCTGATGTCATTAGTCTGGTCGTTGCCATCTGCATCCTGCCCTGAAAGCATAATATTCTGTAAGGTGTCGCCTACCCCCGATCCGCGTTTTTCAAAACGAAACAAAAGTTCATCCACGATCTTTTTTGCTTCGTGGCAGGTAAGGATATTTCTTCCGACGTCATTCTTATAAAAATGGAAAAGATGCTGATCTGTGCGCCCGACAGTAGAAGTTCCTATCCGGAAGATCACGGCAAACCAGTAAAGCTGACATGCCTCGAGGAACGTCTGTGGGGCCCTTTCAGTCAAAGCAACACAAGTCTTATGGATTTCTTTTAACCCGAGTTTTTGCGCAGCCAAAGAGAATTTTTTCACGATCTCGATCACGGCCGAATAAACCTGTGCTATAAGCAACAGGTATTCCTTCTCATTGCCATTGAATTTTTGGGCATTGTCTAAAGCCTCTTTTTTAATTCCGGCAAATCCCAGAGAAAGAAGCCTGCGCATGCCCAGCGGGTAATGAAAGTTATCATGGTTGCGCGGCCAGACCGGATAAGGGGGAGAAACAAATGGACCGGCCAGATAAGAATCTGGGCCGACGTCTATCCCGATCTTATTAAGCCAGTCGAGATACATCTCATTATCCTTTTTAATAGTTTGGATGACAGTATTTGTTATAGGCATAATATTCCGATTACTAATTAAGCACAAAGGTATCCGCCGTCAACCGGTATTACGGCACCGTTGAGATAGTCGGACATCGGCGAAGATAAGAATATTACAATACCTTTTAGATCCTCGCCCTTCCCCCAGCGTCCCAGCGATATTCTTTGCAAGATCGCGGCGTTGCGTTTTTGATCCTGCTGCAGGGGCAATGTCAAATCCGTAGCCATAAAGCCCGGAGCTACAGCGTTAACATTGATGCCGTATTTGCCCAGTCCGTTGGCGAAGCTTTTAGTCAAGCCGATAATCCCGTGTTTCGACGCGACATAAGACGGCACTCTTAAACCGCCCTGAAAAGAAAGCATGGAGGCCAGATTGATAATCTTTCCGGATCTCTGTTTAATAAATATCTTAGCTGCCACCCTGGATAAATAAAACGGGACGGTTAAATTTATCTTCAGAACATCCTGCCAGTCGGTGTCGCTGAAATCCTCTACTTCACCGCGGCGGCTTATGCCCGCGCTATTAATAAGTATATCTAAACGGGAAAATTCTTTTTTCACCTGATTTACAACCTTCTCGAGGTCTTTCTCGGATGCCTGCAAAAGGTCGACCTTGATCCGTTCGAAAACAACGCCAAGCCTTTTTCCCAGTTTAGGCAAATAGTCGTTTTCCGAGCGATCCAGGGCAACGACATCGGCCCCGGCCTCAAGCAACCCTTCGGCAATTGACCGCCCCAACCCTTTTGAGGTACCGGTTATCAAAACGACTTTCCCCTTCAAACCAAATTTATCCAGCAACTTATTTTTCATAGGTTCCCGTAGCTCCTAAAAAAAGGATCGTTCTCCATGATCTTCGAGACCGCCTCGCGATCCTGCGGAGTATCGATCCCCTTAGTCTTATTGGGAGACAAGATCACCTTAACCTTGATCCCGGTTTCTATAAACCGCATCATGTCATCGGACTCGGCGATCTCCAGAGGCGTTTCTTTCATGGTTAAATACTTCAGCGCTATCTCCCTGGACAAGCCATAAAGTCCCAGCTGCTTGTAATGCCCGCGCGCCTTCCCGTAAGGGATGGGCAGGCGCGAGAAATATAGAGCAAACCCGTTTTGATCAAAAACCACCTTAACATTGTTGTAACTATTTATCTCCTCCTCGCCTTCCAAGATTTCAATAAGGTTAACGCAGAAAATGTCTTTCTCTTCAAGAAATGGTTTTACCAGTAAATCCAGCGTATCCGGGTCAAGCATGGGCTCATCGCCCTGTATGTTCAAAACAACGTCAAAAGCAATGCCGGCCTTATCCAGTTTCTGACAGGCTTCGGCAATGCGATCCGTGCAGCGCGTATGTTTGGAACTTGTCATGATCACCTTTGCGCCAAACGCCAAGGCCTTTTCTTTTATCTCGGTATCACAAGTAGCTATATAAATATCGCTGATATTTTTATTAAGCCTCGCCCGCCGCCAAACATGCTCTATCATGGTCTTGCCGCAGATATCCGCAAGAGGTTTCCCCGGGAAACGGCTTGATCCCATGCGGGCGGGGATCATAGCAATAATTTTCATAGACAACTCCTAATCTCCCTTAAACATTTTTTGGTATATTCGCCCAAAAAGAGAAAATCCACCCCAAAACCTATAAACTTAACCCCCTCCTTTACCCTCTCCTTGACCAAGACGGGCCGCGGCTCCACAACATGCTGGCCCATAAGATAACCAAACTTTTTTGATTTCCGATGGATCTCTTTAAGCGCAGACTTCACTCTGGTATCGGAAAAATCCCCAGGACAGCCCAGCGAAGCGGAAAGGTCATACAGCCCTATGATAAAACCATCCACGCCTTCAACGCTCATGATCTCTTCAAGATTTTCAACGGCTTTAATATGCTCCACCTGTACAATAACAATGCTTTTTTTCTGGTTCCAGTCCCTGTACTTTTTAAAATCAAGGCTATAACCCTGCGCACGGGTGAGCCCTGCCCCTCTTGTGCCAATAGGGGGATATTTCACAGCATTGACACACTTTTGGGCGTCAGCCTTTGAATTAACAAGCGGCACCAAAACACCGTGGGCTCCGGCATCCATAAATCTTTTAATAATATCATGATCATTCTGCCTGACCCGCACCAGTGGGGTTACCCCGCAAAGTTCGACCACCCTGATCAGTTCAGCAGCCTGGGCAAAAGAAAGCTGGCTATGCTCAGTGTCTACGACCAACCAGTCAAAACCTAACTTGGCCATGATCTCGGCAACCGCGCAGTCCGCGAGAGTAATCCATGTGCCTATCGTCACGGCGCCTTTGGCGAGCCTGTTCTTCAGATCCATATCTATCCCTTTCTTAGTTTTTTAAACTCATTCAAAATATCGTTTGCCATGTTTTCTATTATCGTATCCGGTTCGTTTCCGCCGGCAACCCATTTCCTGCAGAATTGGCTTATATCTTTGTGTGCGCAGCTTTTTTCCCCTCTTGCCTTTAAAAAAGCCAGAAGATCCTCATATTTATTACAGCAATTAAATCCGTCTTTAAATATATTTACAACTATACCGGCGGATTGCCAGAAATCCCCGATATCATATATAACGATCTTTCTGTGTCCTTCCGGCAAGAAGTCAAAAAACGCGCTTGTAATCATCGATATTATGAAATCTACGTGCTCTAAATAGCAGACCAGAGGGTCGTCCTCCAGGATGTAAAAATCATTAAACCCGACTTCTCTCATTACACGCCTTATCTTATCCTCATATCGGTACCTGGGGTGCGGTTTGATCAGAAGCGCCGCATTTCCCAGCTCTTTAACGGCCCTTACGACATCGGAGATATTCCTGTATTTTTCAGCGTCAGCCCTGCCTGTTTCCAGGTTCGGGCAGATATATAATATCCTGGTTTTGGACGATACACCCATCTGCCCAATGTTCTTTCTGACATCTTCCAAAAAAACTCTCTTAATGCTTTTTTTCCAGTTTATGTCATAACGCGGATCGCCGAAGACAAGTATCGGCGTATCCTTCTCGATATGTTCGGCGCAATATTTCTGCCTTTCATGTTCATGCGGGACATAGTACCTGTCAAAATTCAGCTGTTTTTGCTCAAGCTCCAGCGGATAACAGGGCAACCCGTTGAATATATCAAAGCTTTTAATACCCAATTCGTCCGATATTTTCTTTATATAATAACTTCCATAGGGATAATCGACATACTTCACAAGGCTTATGGTATCAAAAAATCCAATGGCGGGCGACAGCCCTGTCAACATTTCCCTTATGAATTTTTCTGTCATCTTGAGCTTCAATAATTTCGATCGCAGGCCTATGCATTTGTTTCGGAGGAACGCGCATTTTAAATATTTAAAAAATTCCACAAAGAGGCTTATGGTTCTTAAAATTAGATCTTTTCTCATGAAAAAGGAATAATCCATGACATTAAGTCC harbors:
- a CDS encoding glycyl-radical enzyme activating protein encodes the protein MSAKGFITRVQKFSLHDGPGIRTTIFLKGCPLNCVWCHNPENIPRFSEVLFLRERCAGCRRCVELCSKKCFDWQDKIVFKSDDCDRCGLCVNNCSLKALLWSGMELPAEEIIHQALSDKSYYEMSGGGVTISGGEPLFQIDFSCELASLAEKNGINVALDTSGYSEPEAFMKILPFVDLFLFDLKFIDPELHEKYTGRSNGCILDNFRRLHEAKKHVSVRVPLIPKVTDTPGNLAQIHEFVRSVDPVIDIIHIPFNVLMPEKYGMLGKTNLKYETF
- a CDS encoding pyruvate formate lyase family protein, which produces MPITNTVIQTIKKDNEMYLDWLNKIGIDVGPDSYLAGPFVSPPYPVWPRNHDNFHYPLGMRRLLSLGFAGIKKEALDNAQKFNGNEKEYLLLIAQVYSAVIEIVKKFSLAAQKLGLKEIHKTCVALTERAPQTFLEACQLYWFAVIFRIGTSTVGRTDQHLFHFYKNDVGRNILTCHEAKKIVDELLFRFEKRGSGVGDTLQNIMLSGQDADGNDQTNDISYIILESMIINKYIEPKINVRLHKNSTPRLLELVARLQLTGRGICTVFNDDFIIKGLKLCGRPEKIAYNYCNDGCSEIILDGCGETWFRYIDCVKAVEHVLFNGAENIPDKKKMQYYSSMQDSIDVGSPIRKGLSTGDFLKMESFDEFYEAYLKQIKYQIRVMLKDPYNSDAYPMRLFTAATMPDVLENATEPYRNPSCYHTYGLFIGSLGTAVNSLAAVKYLIYDKKNICREDLLSALRNNFQDYRVLQGLCKGAPKFGNDDDFVDKLAVDIAGKFALWVQEHKDRTGRPILPGLYNHLFNHTAYSVGATPDGREFGSLVGEHISPTPGTALKGPTAVINSVCKLNLSEQVFGSTLHLNLPLTVFKEIEHPESILISLVKVFCQKGGCVLNINILDKQKLLDAQKHPDRYKDLIVRVWGFSYYFVLLSKEMQDHVIARAQ
- a CDS encoding SDR family oxidoreductase, encoding MKNKLLDKFGLKGKVVLITGTSKGLGRSIAEGLLEAGADVVALDRSENDYLPKLGKRLGVVFERIKVDLLQASEKDLEKVVNQVKKEFSRLDILINSAGISRRGEVEDFSDTDWQDVLKINLTVPFYLSRVAAKIFIKQRSGKIINLASMLSFQGGLRVPSYVASKHGIIGLTKSFANGLGKYGINVNAVAPGFMATDLTLPLQQDQKRNAAILQRISLGRWGKGEDLKGIVIFLSSPMSDYLNGAVIPVDGGYLCA
- a CDS encoding 3-deoxy-manno-octulosonate cytidylyltransferase, with protein sequence MKIIAMIPARMGSSRFPGKPLADICGKTMIEHVWRRARLNKNISDIYIATCDTEIKEKALAFGAKVIMTSSKHTRCTDRIAEACQKLDKAGIAFDVVLNIQGDEPMLDPDTLDLLVKPFLEEKDIFCVNLIEILEGEEEINSYNNVKVVFDQNGFALYFSRLPIPYGKARGHYKQLGLYGLSREIALKYLTMKETPLEIAESDDMMRFIETGIKVKVILSPNKTKGIDTPQDREAVSKIMENDPFFRSYGNL
- a CDS encoding aldolase/citrate lyase family protein, translated to MDLKNRLAKGAVTIGTWITLADCAVAEIMAKLGFDWLVVDTEHSQLSFAQAAELIRVVELCGVTPLVRVRQNDHDIIKRFMDAGAHGVLVPLVNSKADAQKCVNAVKYPPIGTRGAGLTRAQGYSLDFKKYRDWNQKKSIVIVQVEHIKAVENLEEIMSVEGVDGFIIGLYDLSASLGCPGDFSDTRVKSALKEIHRKSKKFGYLMGQHVVEPRPVLVKERVKEGVKFIGFGVDFLFLGEYTKKCLREIRSCL